A single window of Metallosphaera hakonensis JCM 8857 = DSM 7519 DNA harbors:
- the gcvT gene encoding glycine cleavage system aminomethyltransferase GcvT: MFWTPLINFEEKLGANIGEFAGWKMPMTYSSYQEEHMAVRTKSAFFDLSHMGRLRVKGKLQEIENLIAKKLSDAPAGTMIGPTAFLNDKAGFIDDVMTYKVSDSEFLIVTNAINREKVTAWIRRNSSLEVEDLTFDLVLVAVQGRGIWDVVERIDLAPLQFRLNTKFEGQDVFLVSRSGWTGEDGLEFWSKPENAQVILERLLTRGMKGAGLVARDSLRLEMGFVLYGEDIGEDVNPVEARYWVYSLDKDFIGKEALLDTLKRGVDKLRIGFKLPKNQRVIPRNSSKIKIAGVEIGQVTSSTYSPFLSRVIGMGYLSSRHFFMGGTAEIEVRGKDYSVKLSDFPLLK; this comes from the coding sequence ATGTTTTGGACGCCATTAATTAACTTCGAGGAAAAGTTAGGAGCGAATATAGGTGAGTTTGCCGGTTGGAAGATGCCCATGACCTACTCCTCTTACCAAGAGGAGCACATGGCTGTGAGGACCAAGTCAGCGTTCTTCGACCTCTCCCATATGGGTAGGCTCAGGGTGAAAGGGAAATTACAGGAGATCGAGAACCTAATTGCAAAGAAACTTTCCGATGCCCCAGCGGGTACCATGATAGGTCCCACTGCATTTCTCAATGATAAGGCAGGATTTATCGATGATGTTATGACCTATAAGGTATCGGACTCTGAGTTCCTCATTGTGACCAATGCCATAAACCGGGAGAAAGTTACAGCCTGGATAAGAAGGAACTCTTCCCTGGAGGTTGAGGACCTCACCTTCGATCTGGTGTTGGTTGCCGTTCAAGGGAGGGGGATATGGGATGTAGTTGAGAGGATAGACTTAGCCCCACTGCAGTTTAGACTGAATACAAAGTTTGAGGGTCAAGACGTGTTCCTGGTAAGCAGGTCTGGATGGACAGGGGAGGACGGATTGGAGTTTTGGTCTAAACCCGAAAATGCTCAGGTTATCCTCGAGAGGCTATTGACCAGGGGAATGAAGGGGGCAGGTCTAGTGGCCAGGGATAGTCTCAGGCTAGAGATGGGTTTCGTCCTATATGGCGAGGATATAGGAGAAGACGTGAACCCTGTTGAGGCCAGATATTGGGTGTACTCTTTAGATAAGGACTTCATAGGAAAAGAGGCGCTACTTGACACCTTAAAAAGAGGTGTAGATAAACTGAGAATAGGCTTTAAGCTTCCCAAAAACCAAAGAGTGATACCAAGGAACTCAAGCAAGATAAAGATCGCGGGAGTTGAGATAGGGCAAGTGACAAGTTCTACCTACTCCCCCTTTCTCTCTAGGGTAATAGGTATGGGATACTTAAGCTCCAGGCACTTCTTTATGGGTGGTACGGCGGAAATTGAGGTCAGGGGGAAAGATTATAGCGTTAAATTATCGGATTTCCCATTACTGAAGTGA
- the gcvH gene encoding glycine cleavage system protein GcvH, with product MSETKVGKYLVRMDLLYTESDEWVKLEGDIATVGITDYAQKKLRDIVGVDLPRKGQKVILGEVVAVVESVKAAADIYSPVSGEIIDVNEELVTAPETINKDPYGSGWLFKIKANSPEETKKLLSPESYIEKIKGD from the coding sequence TTGAGCGAAACCAAGGTAGGAAAATATCTAGTAAGGATGGATCTACTTTACACTGAAAGCGATGAGTGGGTTAAACTGGAGGGAGATATTGCTACAGTTGGGATAACGGATTACGCTCAGAAGAAGTTAAGGGATATTGTGGGGGTGGATCTTCCAAGGAAGGGTCAGAAGGTGATCCTTGGGGAAGTAGTGGCAGTCGTGGAGTCAGTAAAAGCTGCTGCCGATATTTACTCTCCGGTGTCTGGGGAGATAATTGATGTAAACGAGGAACTAGTTACTGCTCCAGAGACAATTAATAAAGATCCATATGGCTCTGGCTGGCTATTTAAGATAAAGGCTAATAGTCCAGAGGAGACCAAAAAACTTCTTTCACCAGAATCGTATATAGAGAAGATTAAGGGTGATTAA
- a CDS encoding proteasome assembly chaperone family protein — protein sequence MENEFEIEESYVPDLRKPSYLIVGIPDAGLVGEIATEYLITKGLVQEYGQIFSRKYLPPILHVDGGVAKSPLRLYYGKDINLIVLHSWTAMPVNSAYPLAQFIADYAIRYGISSVISITGLPIPNRLDIEKPTAYWIANSKDLASNLNGLDNAQRFDQGYISGPYAPILYETSKKSINNFAIVVESFLDIPDPEASAVALEIVGKFLGFTIDTSALLQEAEEIRSRIKGLMEQTKRELPTYSSGKPMTYA from the coding sequence ATGGAGAATGAATTTGAGATAGAGGAGAGTTACGTTCCAGATCTCAGGAAGCCATCTTACTTGATAGTCGGGATACCCGATGCGGGGCTAGTTGGAGAGATAGCCACAGAGTACCTGATAACCAAGGGACTTGTGCAGGAATATGGTCAGATTTTCTCTAGAAAATATCTCCCACCCATACTTCACGTTGATGGCGGAGTAGCCAAGTCCCCATTAAGGCTTTACTACGGAAAAGACATAAACCTCATTGTACTTCACTCTTGGACAGCCATGCCAGTGAATTCGGCCTATCCACTTGCACAGTTCATTGCCGACTACGCCATAAGGTACGGAATTAGTTCGGTAATTTCCATAACGGGCCTTCCAATACCCAATAGGCTTGATATAGAGAAACCAACCGCTTATTGGATTGCTAACTCCAAGGATTTAGCGTCCAATCTCAACGGACTTGATAACGCCCAGAGATTCGATCAAGGTTACATCTCAGGTCCGTACGCTCCAATCCTTTACGAGACGTCAAAGAAAAGCATCAACAACTTCGCCATAGTAGTCGAATCTTTCCTAGATATCCCAGACCCAGAGGCTTCTGCGGTGGCCTTGGAGATCGTGGGAAAGTTCCTAGGTTTCACCATAGACACCAGCGCGTTACTCCAAGAGGCCGAAGAGATCAGATCGAGGATAAAAGGTCTAATGGAGCAGACAAAAAGGGAGCTTCCAACATATTCTTCTGGGAAACCGATGACTTATGCGTGA
- a CDS encoding AbrB/MazE/SpoVT family DNA-binding domain-containing protein, giving the protein MEELNNAKDIETRKVQKLGSSSLFITLPKKWINKWNVKPGDKILIEVSSDGSLKLIAEKVKMENTHRTIKIDVDSLKQPLPSIVPCLYSLGYDEIILESRKAIQSKDVEDLVQVTKQMVGIEVTEVSETRIKVECLLDTEKVGIESLLRRMLNTVAKRIDDTIALLSGENLKENSVNHEDLRRLYYMLMRRIMGSKYETTKNMTKNSLIVINTTTLLNVGSVTEKLIETVKSSKLDERESKVIVETLRKVNDLLDEVVMTVLFPSTKRVLNGLNLVKESRAILSQLDNSTVVDYAKQIVGLLETALENSSCTLFLEDMPWIERNLI; this is encoded by the coding sequence TTGGAAGAGCTTAACAACGCCAAGGACATTGAAACTAGGAAGGTTCAAAAGTTAGGTTCCTCGTCCTTGTTCATTACACTTCCCAAGAAATGGATTAACAAGTGGAACGTCAAACCTGGAGACAAAATCTTAATCGAGGTATCCAGTGACGGTTCATTGAAACTGATCGCCGAGAAGGTTAAGATGGAGAATACCCACAGGACTATTAAGATAGATGTAGATTCCCTAAAACAACCCCTTCCTAGTATAGTTCCATGTCTCTACTCTCTTGGTTACGATGAGATAATTCTAGAATCCAGAAAAGCAATTCAGTCCAAGGACGTGGAGGACCTGGTTCAGGTTACAAAACAAATGGTTGGAATAGAAGTGACTGAGGTATCTGAAACACGGATTAAGGTGGAGTGCCTCCTGGATACCGAGAAGGTGGGGATAGAGTCTCTCCTGAGAAGGATGTTGAACACAGTGGCAAAGAGAATAGATGACACCATTGCCCTACTCTCTGGGGAGAACCTCAAGGAGAATTCGGTTAATCATGAAGATCTGAGGAGGCTTTACTATATGCTCATGAGAAGGATAATGGGAAGTAAGTATGAGACCACCAAGAACATGACCAAGAACTCTCTAATAGTGATAAATACTACTACTCTTCTAAACGTTGGTAGCGTTACTGAGAAGCTAATTGAAACCGTTAAATCATCTAAACTTGATGAAAGGGAGTCTAAGGTTATCGTAGAGACGTTAAGAAAAGTCAACGATTTGCTCGATGAAGTGGTTATGACAGTTCTCTTCCCTAGTACTAAGAGGGTTCTAAATGGCTTGAACCTGGTTAAGGAATCTAGGGCCATCCTCTCTCAACTCGACAATTCCACAGTCGTGGATTACGCTAAGCAAATAGTAGGTCTTCTTGAGACAGCCCTAGAGAACTCTTCCTGTACCCTGTTCCTGGAGGATATGCCTTGGATCGAAAGAAACTTAATTTAA
- the sufC gene encoding Fe-S cluster assembly ATPase SufC encodes MSTLKIEDLHVEVEGKEVLKGVTFEVKSGEIHALMGPNGSGKTTLSLALMGHPKYKITKGSIILDGEDITNLETDEKVKRGLFLAFQNPIEIGGVKLSTLLVAEYNRLSGSNKTVAEIIGNVRETAKQVGLSDTLLNRGVFEGFSGGEKKRTEILQMLLMKPKFAILDEPDSGVDVDGLRIISEGIKKLRAENNTGYVIITHYRRILDYVNADKVHVLYRGIIIASGGMELAKLIDEKGYEGVIKSRN; translated from the coding sequence ATGTCAACACTTAAGATTGAAGACCTTCACGTAGAGGTTGAGGGGAAAGAGGTTCTCAAGGGAGTCACCTTTGAGGTAAAGAGCGGAGAGATCCATGCCCTCATGGGGCCAAACGGGAGTGGTAAGACTACACTTTCCTTGGCTTTAATGGGTCATCCTAAGTATAAAATAACTAAGGGATCTATAATCTTGGATGGAGAGGACATAACAAATCTAGAGACAGACGAAAAGGTCAAGAGAGGTCTCTTCCTAGCGTTTCAGAACCCGATTGAAATAGGGGGTGTTAAACTTTCAACTCTCCTTGTGGCAGAGTACAACAGACTCTCAGGCTCCAATAAGACCGTTGCAGAGATAATTGGCAACGTTCGCGAGACAGCAAAACAGGTGGGTCTCAGCGATACCCTCCTGAACAGAGGAGTATTTGAAGGGTTCAGCGGCGGAGAGAAAAAGAGAACAGAAATCCTTCAGATGTTGCTCATGAAGCCCAAATTCGCTATACTTGATGAGCCTGACTCTGGAGTTGATGTAGATGGATTAAGAATAATATCTGAGGGAATAAAGAAACTAAGGGCAGAGAACAATACTGGATATGTGATCATTACTCATTACAGGAGGATTCTCGATTACGTTAATGCAGACAAGGTTCATGTCCTGTATAGGGGTATCATTATCGCTAGCGGTGGAATGGAACTAGCGAAACTCATAGACGAAAAGGGTTACGAGGGAGTCATTAAGTCAAGAAACTGA
- the sufB gene encoding Fe-S cluster assembly protein SufB — MTEEKLSLDMNEILNASIEAKYEKLNQSEFHRRIVESGLTRSTIEEISKIKKEPEWMLRLRLKSLELFEKIPTPNWLPDVLGSLNVSSLELYVKPDVDQTDNWDQIPKEIREYYDVLGIPESEKKYLGGLVAVFESEPIYSNVKEELTKKGVLMMPPEEAVKKYPDFMKDYFMKIFPASDHKFAALHGALWSGGVFVYVPKGVKITTPVEGFFIIGKEMEGQFEHTLIVADEGSYLHFIEGCSAPQLRKFSFHDGMVELYAKRNAKIKFTTIQNWSKNVINFNNKRAWADESANIEWVEGSLGSKYSFVYPTTILRGQNASSTSLVVTLASGEGEWKDSGSKMIHAAPNTKSKIVNKNIGFGGGVNIYRGLIKVNKGATGSKAFVKCDSLMLDEKTKAYTFPHNQVLEDDADVAHEAHTFRMSEDQLFYLMNRGIGEKEATSMLVLGFIDEIMKELPFEYATMLNKVIKLELDKLGAVA, encoded by the coding sequence ATGACAGAAGAGAAACTATCGCTAGACATGAACGAGATTCTAAACGCTTCGATTGAGGCGAAGTATGAGAAATTGAATCAGAGTGAGTTTCACAGAAGGATTGTTGAGTCAGGGCTCACAAGGAGCACCATTGAGGAGATCTCTAAAATTAAGAAAGAGCCAGAGTGGATGCTGAGGCTTAGGTTAAAGTCCCTAGAGCTCTTTGAGAAGATCCCAACTCCCAACTGGTTACCGGACGTTTTAGGCTCCTTAAATGTGTCCAGCCTTGAACTTTACGTTAAGCCTGATGTGGATCAAACGGACAATTGGGATCAAATCCCCAAGGAGATAAGGGAGTACTATGACGTGTTGGGTATACCAGAGTCAGAGAAGAAGTACTTAGGTGGGCTAGTTGCAGTGTTTGAGTCCGAGCCAATATACTCCAACGTAAAGGAGGAGTTAACAAAGAAGGGAGTCCTCATGATGCCACCAGAGGAGGCAGTCAAGAAATATCCAGACTTCATGAAGGACTACTTCATGAAGATATTCCCAGCTTCGGATCACAAGTTCGCTGCACTTCATGGGGCTCTTTGGAGCGGAGGAGTCTTTGTATACGTTCCCAAGGGAGTGAAGATAACAACTCCAGTCGAGGGATTCTTCATCATTGGAAAGGAAATGGAGGGACAGTTCGAACATACCCTGATAGTAGCTGATGAAGGGTCTTATCTTCATTTCATTGAGGGGTGTAGTGCACCTCAACTGAGGAAATTCTCCTTCCATGACGGAATGGTTGAGCTTTACGCTAAGAGAAACGCTAAGATTAAGTTCACAACTATTCAGAACTGGAGCAAGAACGTGATTAACTTCAATAATAAGAGAGCTTGGGCAGACGAGAGCGCCAATATAGAGTGGGTTGAGGGTTCTCTTGGATCAAAGTATAGTTTCGTCTATCCTACCACGATTCTCAGGGGACAGAACGCTAGCTCCACGAGCCTGGTAGTCACCCTAGCTTCAGGCGAGGGTGAGTGGAAGGACAGCGGATCCAAGATGATCCATGCAGCTCCGAACACCAAGAGCAAGATAGTCAACAAGAACATAGGTTTCGGCGGAGGCGTAAACATCTACCGTGGTTTAATCAAGGTTAACAAAGGTGCTACTGGCTCAAAGGCGTTCGTGAAGTGTGACTCCCTAATGTTGGATGAAAAGACTAAGGCATATACCTTCCCCCATAACCAAGTCCTTGAGGATGACGCAGACGTGGCACATGAGGCACACACGTTCAGAATGAGCGAGGATCAACTGTTCTATCTAATGAACAGGGGCATAGGGGAGAAGGAGGCAACCTCAATGCTAGTCCTAGGCTTCATTGACGAGATTATGAAAGAACTTCCCTTCGAGTATGCTACGATGCTGAACAAGGTTATTAAGCTAGAGCTTGATAAGCTGGGAGCAGTGGCATGA
- a CDS encoding SufD family Fe-S cluster assembly protein, whose amino-acid sequence MPVVDQESFLKYISKLGWRSEREELFQKYLAQPYQVISDSPTIKHYTEWSVFESLNLKMEGEPSQVSLPLEGYTNFVLSNNVPLNFNPHDSVSCGLVKPEDHKLVSLTLSASRKIVIDKGGKYLVFNYCRSLFCPVSVEVKVPEGDNADVIYYSDSLEGGMPSSVISLEVPRGSSLSFSIVNSSRESYAFTYTKAKVEGEINSSIFSVGQSLGHTEYHVNLEEEAVANFNAKTLGISSNRVNVLANVNHVGKKSVSNGILKAIASGSSYTVIRGDAVIGESAIDSSTTILGKALIIGEDAKAVVAPMLEVKTGKIITAKHSASASKVSEDLIFYLENRGLDKRTAEGLVIRGFLTDDNDNQIIRTLVEETITKMGY is encoded by the coding sequence ATGCCGGTAGTTGATCAAGAAAGTTTTCTTAAGTATATTTCTAAGTTGGGTTGGAGGTCTGAAAGAGAGGAGCTCTTTCAGAAGTACTTAGCCCAGCCATATCAGGTCATAAGCGATTCTCCCACGATAAAGCATTACACCGAGTGGTCTGTTTTTGAGTCCCTTAACCTGAAAATGGAGGGAGAACCATCTCAGGTTAGCTTACCATTAGAGGGGTATACAAACTTTGTACTAAGCAATAACGTGCCTCTTAATTTCAATCCCCATGACTCAGTATCTTGCGGTCTGGTGAAGCCTGAGGATCATAAGCTGGTCTCCCTTACTCTCTCAGCATCAAGAAAAATCGTGATAGATAAGGGTGGTAAATACCTAGTTTTCAACTACTGTCGAAGTCTCTTCTGCCCAGTGTCAGTAGAAGTCAAGGTGCCAGAGGGTGATAATGCAGACGTGATATATTACTCCGACTCGTTGGAGGGAGGGATGCCTTCATCGGTGATATCCCTTGAAGTACCAAGGGGTTCCTCTCTATCCTTCTCAATAGTTAATTCCAGCCGTGAGTCCTACGCATTTACTTACACTAAGGCTAAAGTAGAGGGTGAAATAAATTCCTCTATTTTCTCGGTGGGCCAATCGTTGGGACACACGGAGTATCATGTCAACCTAGAGGAGGAGGCCGTGGCTAACTTCAATGCGAAGACCTTAGGGATCAGCTCCAATAGGGTGAACGTTCTGGCCAACGTAAACCATGTGGGCAAGAAAAGCGTTAGTAATGGAATATTGAAGGCAATTGCTTCAGGAAGTTCCTATACGGTAATAAGGGGAGATGCGGTTATTGGGGAAAGCGCAATTGATTCCTCAACCACTATACTAGGAAAGGCCCTCATTATTGGGGAAGACGCCAAAGCTGTTGTAGCTCCCATGCTTGAGGTCAAGACGGGAAAGATTATTACGGCTAAGCACTCAGCTTCAGCCTCAAAGGTAAGCGAAGATCTCATCTTCTATCTGGAGAACAGGGGTCTGGATAAGAGAACCGCTGAGGGTCTTGTAATTAGAGGCTTCCTCACAGACGATAATGACAATCAGATCATTCGAACTTTAGTAGAAGAAACCATTACTAAGATGGGCTACTAA
- a CDS encoding ribbon-helix-helix protein, CopG family, producing the protein MRVITFKAEEELLLKLDLYAANKRTPRSEIIRDALRKYLEAAGGI; encoded by the coding sequence ATGAGAGTGATCACATTCAAGGCGGAAGAGGAGCTTCTCTTGAAGCTGGACCTCTACGCTGCGAACAAGAGAACTCCTAGGAGCGAGATAATAAGAGACGCATTAAGGAAATATTTAGAAGCCGCTGGCGGGATTTGA